Below is a genomic region from Fusobacterium sp. IOR10.
TTTTTACTTTTTCATGATCTCCATCAAATAGTTCTAAAAAACTAGCTTGAGTTCCAGTAGTACCCTTAGATCCAAGTAACTTAGCCTTAGATAATTGATAATCTAGATCTTCTAAATCCATAACTAAATCTTGTAACCAAAGAGTAGCTCTTTTACCAACAGTAGTTGTTTGAGCAGGTTGGAAATGAGTAAATCCCAAAGTAGGAAGATCCTTATATTCCATGCAAAATTTAGAAAGTTCCTTTATAACATTAACAAGTTGTTTCTTAATAAGTTTCATACCCTCTGTCATAATTATTATATCAGTATTATCACCAACATAGCAACTTGTAGCTCCAAGATGAATTATAGGCATAGCAGATTTTGCTTGAGTTCCAAAGGCAAAAACATGACTCATAACGTCATGTCTAACTATTTTTTCCCTAGCCTCAGCCACTTCATAGTTTATATCATCTTTATATTTTTTCATTTCATTTATTTGTTCATCTGTAATGTTTAGTCCTAACTCTTTTTCAGTTTCAGCTAGAGCAATCCACAGTTTACGCCAAGTTTTAAATTTATTATCTTGAGAAAAAATATAACTCATTTCTTTACTAGCATAACGTGAATTTAGCGGACTTATGTATTTCGACCTCATTATTTTCTTCCTCCTTGTGTGAATAATCTGGAATTTCTGCTGGATAGTTTCCTGAGAAACAAGCATCGCAGTAATTACATTTTGAACCTGTAATAATATCTAATTTATCAAGGGATAAATATCCAAGACTGTCAAGATCAGATACTTTAGTAATTTCTTCCACTGAATATTTACAAGCAATTAAATCCTTTTTAGAAGGTATATCTGTTCCATAATAACATGGCCACATAAATGGAGGAGAACTAACTCTCATATGTATTTCTTTAGCTCCAGCTTCTTTAAGTAATTTAACTAGTTGCTTAATAGTGGTACCTCTTACAATGGAGTCATCTACCATTATTACTTTTTTCCCCTTAACGCTTTCTTTTAAAACATTTAATTTAACTTTAACTCCATTTTCTCTTTTTTCTTGTGTTGGACTAATAAAAGTTCTACCAACATATTTATTTTTAACAAGTCCAATTCCATAAGGAATTTTACTTTCTTCAGAATATCCAATTGCAGCAGCAATACCACTGTCAGGAACTCCAATAACAATATCCCCTTGAACAGGATGTTCTTTAGCTAATTGTCTACCTATATTTTTTCTAGCTTCATATACACTAATTCCATCTATATATGTATCTGGTCTAGCAAAATAAATATACTCAAAGATACAAATTGAAGGTTTAAATTTTTTACAGTGAGTTTTAATAGATGTAACTCCGTTATCATCAATAATAACAATTTCTCCTGGTTCTATATCTCTCACAAATTTAGCTCCAACAGCATCTAGAGAACAAGTTTCTGAAGAAAGAACGTAGGAATTTTTTGTTTTCCCAAGAACTAGAGGTCTAAATCCATGAGGATCTCTACAACCAATTAATTTTTTAGGGCTCATTACAACTAAAGAATAAGATCCTTTAACAATCTTCATCATTTCACTAACTGCATTTTCAATAGAAGGATTAATAACTCTTTGTCTAGCTATTATATTAGCAATAACTTCTGAATCAATGGATGTTTGAAATATAAATCCTTCACTTTCAAATTTAGCTCTAAGTTCATAGGCATTAGTTAGATTTCCATTATGACTTATTCCTAAAGCTCCCTTTAAATATTTAGAAACAAGAGGTTGGGCATTTTGACGAATACTTCCACCAGCAGTGGAATATCTAACATGTCCAATTGCAATTTTACCAGTTAATTTATCTAGTATTTCATCATTAAAAACTTCAGGAACTAGTCCCATATCTTTGTATTGCTTAACAACTGTGTCATCTATTACAGCAATACCACAGCTTTCTTGTCCTCTATGTTGAAGAGAAAAAAGACCATAATAGGCGATTCTTCCTGAATCTGTAGAATCATTATTAAAAATACCAAAAACTCCACATTCTTCTTTTAATCTGTCATCATGCATATATTTTAGCCTCCTAAAGTTATACTATTTAGAAATTCTTTTGAAAATTTCTTCGTAAGCTTCAACAACATTTCCTAAATCTCTACGGAAACGATCCTTATCTAATTTTTCATTAGTTTTAGAGTCCCAAAGTCTACAAGTATCTGGAGACATTTCATCAGCTAAAATAATTTTATCTTCAAAACGACCAAATTCTATTTTAAAATCTATAAGATTAATATTTCTTTTACTGTAAAAAACTTTCATTAATTCGTTTATTTTCAAAGCTTCTTCAGATATGAAATCAAGATCTTCTTTTTTAGCAATTCCAATAGCAAGTATTTGCATATTGTTAATCATTGGATCTCCAAGCTCATCATTTTTATATGAAAATTCAACAATTGGGTTAAGTAAAGGTGTTCCTTCTTTAACTCCAAATTTCTTAGAAAAGCTTCCAGCAGCAACATTTCTTACGATAACTTCAAGTGGAATAATTTCAACTTTTTTAACTAAAGTTTCTCTATCGCTAAGTTCCTTAATAAGGTGATTTTCAACACCATTATCAGCAAGATATTTAAATATAATATTTGTCATTTTGTTATTAACAATACCTTTATTTAAAATACTTCCCTTTTTTAAACCATTGAAAGCAGTAGCATCGTCTTTATAGTCAACGATGAATTGGTTTTCAATATCAGTCTTAAATACTTTTTTAGCTTTCCCTTCATACACCATGTCAAGTTTTTGCATTTTATATCCTCCTAAACAAATTGAATACAAATTATAAAAATATTACACTAACAAATTCTTAAAAAAAAGTTTTTACGCTGTATTTTACACTAAAAAAGCATAAAACACAATACAAAATTGGGAAATAAAAAAAACTCTTTAATAAATTAAAGAGTTTTATTTTTATTTTTCAGAAATTGAAACAATACCAGGTAATTCTTTTCCTTCTAAATATTCTAAAGAGGCTCCTCCACCAGTTGATATATGCGTAAACTTACTAGCATAACCAAGTTGAATAGCAGCAGCAGCAGAATCTCCCCCACCAATTATAGTCGTGGAATTTTTTAAATTAGCAATGGCTTCACAAACACCAATGGTACCTTTAGCATAATTAGGCATTTCAAAAACTCCCATAGGTCCATTCCATACAACTGTTTTGGCATTTGATATTTCTTCAGAAAATAATTTTATAGTAGCAGCCCCAATATCTAATCCCATTTGATCTTCAGGGATATTATTAACAGATACAGTTTTGTGGGGAGCATCATTATTAAATTCTTTAGAAACTACAGTATCTATAGGAAGGACTAATTTACCATTAGCTTTATCTAATAAAGATTTTGCAAGATCAAGTTTATCTTCTTCAACCATAGATTTTCCAGTATTTTTTCCAAGAGCTCTTAAGAAAGTGAACATCATAGCTCCTCCAACAAGAATCTTGTCAGCTTTATCTAATAAGTTTTCAATAACACCAATTTTGTCAGAAACTTTAGATCCACCTAATATAGCAATTAAAGGTTTAGTTGGATTATCAACAGCTCCACCTATAAATTTAATTTCTTTTTCCATAAGAAAACCTGCAGCAGTTTTACCTTCACCAATATTAGCTGCAATACCAATATTAGAGGCATGAGATCTATGTGCTGTTCCAAAAGCATCATTTACAAATAAATCTCCCAATGAAGCCCAGTATTTACCAAGTTCAGGATCATTTGAAGACTCTTTTTTTCCATCTAAATCTTCAAATCTAGTATTTTCAAACATCATAATTTCCCCAGGTTTCAGTGCATCAACAGCAGCTTCTAATTCAGGGCCCTTAGTTGTAGGAATAAATTTAACTTCTTTTTCTAAAAGTTCAGCAAGTCTGTTAGCAGCTGGTCTAATAGATTTACTTATTAAATCTTCCTTTGTTTTAACTTTTCCTAAATGAGAAAAAGCAATAACTTTTCCACCATTCTCAAGAATATATTTTATTGTAGGAAGAGCAGCAACAATTCTATTATCATTTGTTATTTTTCCATCTTTCATTGGAACATTAAAATCAAGTCTAACAAGTACTTTTTTATTTTTTAAATCTAAATCAGTAACTATTTTCTTTGCCATTTAAACCTCCATATGTGTTAAGTTAAATAGCGGAACCCATTAAGGTCCCGCTATTCTTTTATAAATAAATTATTATTATTTAGATAATTCTACAATTTTTTTAAGAGTTCTAACTAATTGAGAAGTATAAGACATTTCATTATCATACCAAGCAACAGTTTTAACTAATTGTTTTCCACCAACAGTTATAACTTTTGTTTGAGTTGCATCAAATAATGAACCAAAGTGCATTCCAATAATATCAACTGATACAATAAGATCTTCATTATATCCGAAAGATTCATTTGCAGCAGCTTTCATTGCAGCATTAACCTCTTCAACAGTAACATTTTTTTCAAGAACAGTAGTAAGTTCAGTTAAAGATCCAGTTATTACAGGAACTCTTTGAGCAGATCCATCTAGTTTACCAGCTAATTCAGGTATAACTAAAGATATAGCTTTAGCAGCTCCAGTAGATGCAGGAATAATACTTGCAGCAGCAGCTCTAGCTCTTCTTAAATCTCCTTTTTTATGTGGACCATCTAATGTATTTTGATCATTAGTATAAGCATGTATAGTTGTCATTAATCCTTCAACTATTCCAAAACTATCATTTAAAACTTTAGCCATAGGTGCTAAACAGTTTGTAGTACAAGATGCTCCAGAAACAATATCTTCTTTACCAGTTAATACATTGTCATTTACATTATAAACAATTGTTGGTAAATCATTTCCAGCAGGTGCAGAAATTACAACTTTTTTAGCCCCAGCTTTAATATGAGCTTCAGATTTAGATTTACTAGCAAAGAATCCAGTACATTCTAAAACAACATCTATTCCTAAATCTTTCCATGGTAAATCTTCAGGATTAGCTTGAGCAAAAACTTTAATTTCATTATTATTTACAAGAAAAGCATCTTCTTTAACTTCTATTGTTCCGTCAAATCTTCCTTGTGATGAATCATATTTAAATAAGTGTGCTAACATTTTAGCATCTGTTAAATCATTGATTGCTACAACTTCAAATT
It encodes:
- the purF gene encoding amidophosphoribosyltransferase, producing the protein MHDDRLKEECGVFGIFNNDSTDSGRIAYYGLFSLQHRGQESCGIAVIDDTVVKQYKDMGLVPEVFNDEILDKLTGKIAIGHVRYSTAGGSIRQNAQPLVSKYLKGALGISHNGNLTNAYELRAKFESEGFIFQTSIDSEVIANIIARQRVINPSIENAVSEMMKIVKGSYSLVVMSPKKLIGCRDPHGFRPLVLGKTKNSYVLSSETCSLDAVGAKFVRDIEPGEIVIIDDNGVTSIKTHCKKFKPSICIFEYIYFARPDTYIDGISVYEARKNIGRQLAKEHPVQGDIVIGVPDSGIAAAIGYSEESKIPYGIGLVKNKYVGRTFISPTQEKRENGVKVKLNVLKESVKGKKVIMVDDSIVRGTTIKQLVKLLKEAGAKEIHMRVSSPPFMWPCYYGTDIPSKKDLIACKYSVEEITKVSDLDSLGYLSLDKLDIITGSKCNYCDACFSGNYPAEIPDYSHKEEENNEVEIHKSAKFTLC
- the purC gene encoding phosphoribosylaminoimidazolesuccinocarboxamide synthase is translated as MQKLDMVYEGKAKKVFKTDIENQFIVDYKDDATAFNGLKKGSILNKGIVNNKMTNIIFKYLADNGVENHLIKELSDRETLVKKVEIIPLEVIVRNVAAGSFSKKFGVKEGTPLLNPIVEFSYKNDELGDPMINNMQILAIGIAKKEDLDFISEEALKINELMKVFYSKRNINLIDFKIEFGRFEDKIILADEMSPDTCRLWDSKTNEKLDKDRFRRDLGNVVEAYEEIFKRISK
- the pgk gene encoding phosphoglycerate kinase, which gives rise to MAKKIVTDLDLKNKKVLVRLDFNVPMKDGKITNDNRIVAALPTIKYILENGGKVIAFSHLGKVKTKEDLISKSIRPAANRLAELLEKEVKFIPTTKGPELEAAVDALKPGEIMMFENTRFEDLDGKKESSNDPELGKYWASLGDLFVNDAFGTAHRSHASNIGIAANIGEGKTAAGFLMEKEIKFIGGAVDNPTKPLIAILGGSKVSDKIGVIENLLDKADKILVGGAMMFTFLRALGKNTGKSMVEEDKLDLAKSLLDKANGKLVLPIDTVVSKEFNNDAPHKTVSVNNIPEDQMGLDIGAATIKLFSEEISNAKTVVWNGPMGVFEMPNYAKGTIGVCEAIANLKNSTTIIGGGDSAAAAIQLGYASKFTHISTGGGASLEYLEGKELPGIVSISEK
- the gap gene encoding type I glyceraldehyde-3-phosphate dehydrogenase, with the protein product MAVKVAINGFGRIGRLALRLMTKNPEFEVVAINDLTDAKMLAHLFKYDSSQGRFDGTIEVKEDAFLVNNNEIKVFAQANPEDLPWKDLGIDVVLECTGFFASKSKSEAHIKAGAKKVVISAPAGNDLPTIVYNVNDNVLTGKEDIVSGASCTTNCLAPMAKVLNDSFGIVEGLMTTIHAYTNDQNTLDGPHKKGDLRRARAAAASIIPASTGAAKAISLVIPELAGKLDGSAQRVPVITGSLTELTTVLEKNVTVEEVNAAMKAAANESFGYNEDLIVSVDIIGMHFGSLFDATQTKVITVGGKQLVKTVAWYDNEMSYTSQLVRTLKKIVELSK